A window from Theobroma cacao cultivar B97-61/B2 chromosome 3, Criollo_cocoa_genome_V2, whole genome shotgun sequence encodes these proteins:
- the LOC18605137 gene encoding HVA22-like protein e isoform X2 yields the protein MGRFWTLLTNLHSLAGYASVIAIESPAKDDDEQWLAYWILYSLLTLTEMVLQSVLEWIPIWYSVKLLVMAWLVLPQFRGAAFIYEKFVREQIKKYGILREHQGHHSGSPNGKGKKKFVQFIVPKKGEQEAY from the exons ATGGGTCGTTTCTGGACTTTGCTCACAAACCTTCATTCATTAGCTGG ATATGCGTCGGTAATAGCTATAGAGAGCCCGGCCAAGGATGACGACGAGCAGTGGCTTGCTTATTGGATTTTATATTCGTTGCTAACTCTAACGGAGATGGTGCTCCAGTCAGTCTTAGAGTG GATACCAATTTGGTACTCAGTGAAGCTGCTGGTTATGGCATGGCTGGTTCTACCACAGTTCAGGGGTGCAGCTTTCATATACGAAAAGTTTGTGAGAGAGCAAATCAAGAAATACGgaattttgagagaacatcaGGGTCACCATAGCGGTTCTCCAAATGGGAAAGGCAAGAAGAAATTTGTGCAGTTCATCGTCCCCAAAAAG GGGGAGCAAGAGGCTTACTGA
- the LOC18605136 gene encoding palmitoyl-acyl carrier protein thioesterase, chloroplastic isoform X3 produces the protein MHQCHSNAPLFACKLTTEVSRFLPHPLEVVELQIASAPLDAGARELGTAICFFFRTRKFASLALFFCSRVSKCEALTMASMAKASNVTSLFLGGVCKEEKTKNVAMAKLGFYSSWNLIKPKRKGLLLIASAKNPHNLDMINGKKVNGIFVGEAPYTGKKSTVLIKEHVPYKQAHAASLVGRFVEDRHVYRQTFIIRSYETGPDKTATMETVMNLLQETALNHVRSSGLAGNGFGATREMSLRKLIWVVTRIHVQVERYSCWGDVVEIDTWVDAAGKNAMRRDWIIRDYNTQEIITRATSTWVIMNHETRRLTKIPEQVRQEVIPFYLNRIAIAEEKNDIGKIDKLTDENAERIRSGLAPRWSDMDANQHVNNVKYIGWILEAFTN, from the exons ATGCACCAATGCCACTCGAATGCTCCCCTATTTGCGTGCAAGCTAACGACTGAGGTTTCTCGATTTCTCCCCCACCCATTGGAAGTGGTTGAGCTGCAAATTGCATCTGCTCCTCTA GATGCTGGAGCTAGGGAGCTAGGGACTGCCATCTGTTTCTTTTTCCGAACTCGAAAGTTTGCTAGCTtggctctttttttttgttcgcGGGTGAGCAAATGCGAGGCACTTACCATGGCATCAATGGCCAAAGCAAGCAATGTAACTTCATTATTTCTAGGGGGTGTATGCAAGGAAGAGAAAACGAAGAATGTAGCCATGGCGAAGTTGGGTTTTTATTCTTCATGGAACTTGATCAAACCGAAACGGAAAGGCCTTTTGCTAATTGCAAGTGCTAAAAATCCTCATAATCTGGACATGATCAACGGGAAAAAAGTAAATGGAATTTTTGTTGGTGAAGCTCCATATACGGGAAAGAAGAGCACTGTGTTGATAAAAGAACACGTCCCTTATAAACAAGCCCACGCGGCGAGTTTGGTTGGAAGGTTTGTGGAGGATAGGCATGTCTACAGGCAGACCTTCATCATCAGGTCTTATGAAACTGGACCGGACAAAACTGCCACCATGGAAACGGTTATGAATCTCCTTCAG GAAACAGCTTTGAATCATGTAAGGAGCTCTGGTCTTGCTGGGAATGGCTTTGGGGCTACCCGTGAGATGAGCCTTAGGAAACTCATATGGGTCGTCACCCGCATCCACGTTCAAGTGGAGAGATATAGCTGCTG GGGAGATGTTGTGGAGATTGATACTTGGGTTGATGCAGCAGGAAAGAATGCAATGCGTAGGGACTGGATAATCAGAGACTACAATACACAGGAGATCATAACAAGAGCAACAAG CACATGGGTGATTATGAACCACGAAACACGAAGATTAACCAAGATTCCTGAACAAGTTAGGCAAGAAGTGATTCCATTCTACCTAAACAGGATTGCAATCGCTGAAGAGAAGAACGATATCGGAAAGATTGATAAGCTTACTGATGAAAACGCAGAAAGAATACGGTCTGGCTTAGCT CCAAGATGGAGCGACATGGATGCCAATCAGCATGTAAACAATGTTAAATACATCGGATGGATTTTGGAG GCATTCACCAACTAA
- the LOC18605137 gene encoding HVA22-like protein e isoform X1, with the protein MGRFWTLLTNLHSLAGPVVMLLYPLYASVIAIESPAKDDDEQWLAYWILYSLLTLTEMVLQSVLEWIPIWYSVKLLVMAWLVLPQFRGAAFIYEKFVREQIKKYGILREHQGHHSGSPNGKGKKKFVQFIVPKKGEQEAY; encoded by the exons ATGGGTCGTTTCTGGACTTTGCTCACAAACCTTCATTCATTAGCTGG GCCTGTGGTGATGTTGCTGTACCCCTT ATATGCGTCGGTAATAGCTATAGAGAGCCCGGCCAAGGATGACGACGAGCAGTGGCTTGCTTATTGGATTTTATATTCGTTGCTAACTCTAACGGAGATGGTGCTCCAGTCAGTCTTAGAGTG GATACCAATTTGGTACTCAGTGAAGCTGCTGGTTATGGCATGGCTGGTTCTACCACAGTTCAGGGGTGCAGCTTTCATATACGAAAAGTTTGTGAGAGAGCAAATCAAGAAATACGgaattttgagagaacatcaGGGTCACCATAGCGGTTCTCCAAATGGGAAAGGCAAGAAGAAATTTGTGCAGTTCATCGTCCCCAAAAAG GGGGAGCAAGAGGCTTACTGA
- the LOC18605136 gene encoding palmitoyl-acyl carrier protein thioesterase, chloroplastic isoform X1, producing the protein MHQCHSNAPLFACKLTTEVSRFLPHPLEVVELQIASAPLDAGARELGTAICFFFRTRKFASLALFFCSRVSKCEALTMASMAKASNVTSLFLGGVCKEEKTKNVAMAKLGFYSSWNLIKPKRKGLLLIASAKNPHNLDMINGKKVNGIFVGEAPYTGKKSTVLIKEHVPYKQAHAASLVGRFVEDRHVYRQTFIIRSYETGPDKTATMETVMNLLQETALNHVRSSGLAGNGFGATREMSLRKLIWVVTRIHVQVERYSCWGDVVEIDTWVDAAGKNAMRRDWIIRDYNTQEIITRATSTWVIMNHETRRLTKIPEQVRQEVIPFYLNRIAIAEEKNDIGKIDKLTDENAERIRSGLAPRWSDMDANQHVNNVKYIGWILESVPMDVLEEYRLTSMTLEYRRECRKSNLLESLTSSTANVTEDSNNNSNNRKADLEYTHLLRMQDDVAEIVRARSEWQSKDKHSW; encoded by the exons ATGCACCAATGCCACTCGAATGCTCCCCTATTTGCGTGCAAGCTAACGACTGAGGTTTCTCGATTTCTCCCCCACCCATTGGAAGTGGTTGAGCTGCAAATTGCATCTGCTCCTCTA GATGCTGGAGCTAGGGAGCTAGGGACTGCCATCTGTTTCTTTTTCCGAACTCGAAAGTTTGCTAGCTtggctctttttttttgttcgcGGGTGAGCAAATGCGAGGCACTTACCATGGCATCAATGGCCAAAGCAAGCAATGTAACTTCATTATTTCTAGGGGGTGTATGCAAGGAAGAGAAAACGAAGAATGTAGCCATGGCGAAGTTGGGTTTTTATTCTTCATGGAACTTGATCAAACCGAAACGGAAAGGCCTTTTGCTAATTGCAAGTGCTAAAAATCCTCATAATCTGGACATGATCAACGGGAAAAAAGTAAATGGAATTTTTGTTGGTGAAGCTCCATATACGGGAAAGAAGAGCACTGTGTTGATAAAAGAACACGTCCCTTATAAACAAGCCCACGCGGCGAGTTTGGTTGGAAGGTTTGTGGAGGATAGGCATGTCTACAGGCAGACCTTCATCATCAGGTCTTATGAAACTGGACCGGACAAAACTGCCACCATGGAAACGGTTATGAATCTCCTTCAG GAAACAGCTTTGAATCATGTAAGGAGCTCTGGTCTTGCTGGGAATGGCTTTGGGGCTACCCGTGAGATGAGCCTTAGGAAACTCATATGGGTCGTCACCCGCATCCACGTTCAAGTGGAGAGATATAGCTGCTG GGGAGATGTTGTGGAGATTGATACTTGGGTTGATGCAGCAGGAAAGAATGCAATGCGTAGGGACTGGATAATCAGAGACTACAATACACAGGAGATCATAACAAGAGCAACAAG CACATGGGTGATTATGAACCACGAAACACGAAGATTAACCAAGATTCCTGAACAAGTTAGGCAAGAAGTGATTCCATTCTACCTAAACAGGATTGCAATCGCTGAAGAGAAGAACGATATCGGAAAGATTGATAAGCTTACTGATGAAAACGCAGAAAGAATACGGTCTGGCTTAGCT CCAAGATGGAGCGACATGGATGCCAATCAGCATGTAAACAATGTTAAATACATCGGATGGATTTTGGAG AGTGTGCCAATGGACGTCCTGGAAGAGTATCGTCTGACGAGCATGACCCTGGAGTATCGACGTGAATGCCGGAAATCCAATTTGCTAGAGTCCTTGACGAGTTCAACAGCAAATGTGACAGAagattccaacaacaattctaATAATCGCAAGGCAGACTTGGAATACACACATCTGCTTCGCATGCAAGACGACGTGGCAGAGATAGTCCGAGCTAGATCAGAATGGCAATCCAAGGACAAACACAGCTGGTGA
- the LOC18605136 gene encoding palmitoyl-acyl carrier protein thioesterase, chloroplastic isoform X2, translating into MASMAKASNVTSLFLGGVCKEEKTKNVAMAKLGFYSSWNLIKPKRKGLLLIASAKNPHNLDMINGKKVNGIFVGEAPYTGKKSTVLIKEHVPYKQAHAASLVGRFVEDRHVYRQTFIIRSYETGPDKTATMETVMNLLQETALNHVRSSGLAGNGFGATREMSLRKLIWVVTRIHVQVERYSCWGDVVEIDTWVDAAGKNAMRRDWIIRDYNTQEIITRATSTWVIMNHETRRLTKIPEQVRQEVIPFYLNRIAIAEEKNDIGKIDKLTDENAERIRSGLAPRWSDMDANQHVNNVKYIGWILESVPMDVLEEYRLTSMTLEYRRECRKSNLLESLTSSTANVTEDSNNNSNNRKADLEYTHLLRMQDDVAEIVRARSEWQSKDKHSW; encoded by the exons ATGGCATCAATGGCCAAAGCAAGCAATGTAACTTCATTATTTCTAGGGGGTGTATGCAAGGAAGAGAAAACGAAGAATGTAGCCATGGCGAAGTTGGGTTTTTATTCTTCATGGAACTTGATCAAACCGAAACGGAAAGGCCTTTTGCTAATTGCAAGTGCTAAAAATCCTCATAATCTGGACATGATCAACGGGAAAAAAGTAAATGGAATTTTTGTTGGTGAAGCTCCATATACGGGAAAGAAGAGCACTGTGTTGATAAAAGAACACGTCCCTTATAAACAAGCCCACGCGGCGAGTTTGGTTGGAAGGTTTGTGGAGGATAGGCATGTCTACAGGCAGACCTTCATCATCAGGTCTTATGAAACTGGACCGGACAAAACTGCCACCATGGAAACGGTTATGAATCTCCTTCAG GAAACAGCTTTGAATCATGTAAGGAGCTCTGGTCTTGCTGGGAATGGCTTTGGGGCTACCCGTGAGATGAGCCTTAGGAAACTCATATGGGTCGTCACCCGCATCCACGTTCAAGTGGAGAGATATAGCTGCTG GGGAGATGTTGTGGAGATTGATACTTGGGTTGATGCAGCAGGAAAGAATGCAATGCGTAGGGACTGGATAATCAGAGACTACAATACACAGGAGATCATAACAAGAGCAACAAG CACATGGGTGATTATGAACCACGAAACACGAAGATTAACCAAGATTCCTGAACAAGTTAGGCAAGAAGTGATTCCATTCTACCTAAACAGGATTGCAATCGCTGAAGAGAAGAACGATATCGGAAAGATTGATAAGCTTACTGATGAAAACGCAGAAAGAATACGGTCTGGCTTAGCT CCAAGATGGAGCGACATGGATGCCAATCAGCATGTAAACAATGTTAAATACATCGGATGGATTTTGGAG AGTGTGCCAATGGACGTCCTGGAAGAGTATCGTCTGACGAGCATGACCCTGGAGTATCGACGTGAATGCCGGAAATCCAATTTGCTAGAGTCCTTGACGAGTTCAACAGCAAATGTGACAGAagattccaacaacaattctaATAATCGCAAGGCAGACTTGGAATACACACATCTGCTTCGCATGCAAGACGACGTGGCAGAGATAGTCCGAGCTAGATCAGAATGGCAATCCAAGGACAAACACAGCTGGTGA